In Streptomyces canus, one DNA window encodes the following:
- the lysA gene encoding diaminopimelate decarboxylase, whose translation MSRSAHPAGPRHADVLPEGHYSAPPADLNSLDPKVWAQTVGRDEDGVVTVGGIDVKTLAEEHGTPAYVVDEADFRARARAWRGAFGTDADVFYAGKAFLSRAVVRWLHEEGLNLDVCSGGELATALSAGMPADRIAFHGNNKSTEEIRRAITEGVGRIVLDSFQEIVRVAHIAQSLGKRQRVQIRITVGVEAHTHEFIATAHEDQKFGIPLAGGQAAEAVRRALKLDGLELIGIHSHIGSQIFDMSGFEVAAHRVVGLLKDVRDEHGVELPEIDLGGGLGIAYTSDDDPSEPHEIAKALTEIVTRECEAAKLRTPRISVEPGRAIVGPTAFTLYEVGTIKPLDGLRTYVSVDGGMSDNIRTALYDAEYTVALVSRTSDAQPMLARVVGKHCESGDIVVKDAFLPADLAPGDLIAVPATGAYCRSMASNYNHVLRPPVVSVHEGESRVIVRRETEEDLLRLDVG comes from the coding sequence ATGAGCCGTTCCGCACATCCCGCCGGGCCCCGGCACGCCGACGTCCTTCCCGAGGGCCACTACTCCGCCCCGCCCGCCGACCTCAACAGCCTCGACCCCAAGGTCTGGGCCCAGACGGTCGGCCGTGACGAGGACGGCGTCGTCACCGTCGGCGGCATCGACGTCAAGACCCTCGCCGAGGAGCACGGCACCCCCGCCTACGTCGTCGACGAGGCCGACTTCCGGGCCCGGGCGCGTGCGTGGCGCGGTGCCTTCGGGACCGATGCCGACGTCTTCTACGCAGGCAAGGCGTTCCTCTCCCGGGCCGTCGTGCGCTGGCTGCACGAAGAGGGCCTCAATCTCGACGTCTGCTCCGGCGGCGAGCTCGCCACCGCCCTCTCCGCGGGCATGCCCGCCGACCGCATCGCCTTCCACGGCAACAACAAGTCCACCGAGGAGATCCGCCGCGCGATCACCGAAGGCGTCGGACGCATCGTCCTCGACTCCTTCCAGGAGATCGTCCGCGTCGCCCACATCGCCCAGAGCCTGGGGAAGCGCCAAAGGGTCCAGATCCGTATCACCGTCGGCGTCGAGGCCCACACCCACGAGTTCATCGCCACCGCCCACGAGGACCAGAAGTTCGGTATTCCGCTCGCCGGCGGGCAGGCCGCCGAGGCCGTGCGGCGGGCGCTGAAGCTCGACGGTCTCGAGCTCATCGGGATTCACTCCCACATCGGGTCGCAGATCTTCGACATGTCCGGCTTCGAGGTCGCGGCCCATCGAGTGGTCGGGCTGCTCAAGGACGTCCGTGACGAGCACGGTGTCGAGCTGCCGGAGATCGACCTCGGGGGTGGCCTCGGCATCGCCTACACCAGCGACGACGACCCCAGCGAGCCGCACGAGATCGCCAAGGCGCTGACCGAGATCGTCACGAGGGAGTGCGAGGCCGCCAAGCTGCGGACCCCGAGGATCTCCGTCGAGCCCGGGCGCGCCATCGTCGGCCCCACCGCCTTCACGCTCTACGAGGTCGGCACCATCAAGCCCCTCGACGGACTGCGCACCTACGTCTCCGTGGACGGCGGCATGTCCGACAACATCCGCACCGCGCTGTACGACGCCGAGTACACCGTCGCCCTCGTGTCCAGGACCAGCGACGCCCAGCCCATGCTCGCCCGCGTCGTCGGCAAGCACTGCGAGAGCGGGGACATCGTGGTCAAGGACGCGTTCCTGCCGGCCGACCTGGCACCGGGTGACCTCATCGCCGTACCGGCGACGGGTGCCTACTGCCGTTCCATGGCGAGCAATTACAACCACGTGCTGCGTCCGCCGGTCGTCTCCGTCCACGAGGGCGAGTCCCGGGTCATCGTCCGCCGTGAGACGGAGGAGGACCTGCTGCGGCTCGACGTCGGATGA
- the nrtL gene encoding ArgS-related anticodon-binding protein NrtL: MTPVELSRTVLRAVRRAVDDGELDVAVPGRTSLTPPGPGGCGDYATNVALQLARPAGQPPLRVAEILRERLVRTDGISDVVVTGPGFLNISLRGTETALVREILLSGHRYGHADRPTGRLVQLHAPHEVRAVVVMDAVARILRSQGALVRTSCAERPEPEWGHILGVHIDAYGTPDAPAPLDVNVRPVPAAPADPTPLGRDAARWALLHPALHDRPRITADHLVQRESNPLFRVRYAHARTRALTRNAADLGFHAEPGDTDLWGAQAAVPETVVQGTHDTTALRHALADHPRVLQAAAAHHAPDRLARHLVTVADAVLPFLAAVLPRGAEKPSAAHRARLALAEAAGAVLAGGLSLLGIDAPEHL, translated from the coding sequence GTGACCCCCGTCGAGCTCTCCCGTACCGTGCTGCGCGCGGTGCGTCGTGCTGTCGACGACGGGGAGCTGGACGTGGCCGTGCCGGGGCGGACCAGCCTCACGCCCCCGGGACCCGGTGGCTGTGGTGACTACGCCACCAACGTCGCCCTCCAGCTCGCCCGGCCCGCCGGGCAGCCACCGCTCCGGGTCGCCGAGATCCTCCGGGAACGCCTCGTCCGGACGGACGGCATCAGCGACGTCGTCGTCACCGGACCCGGGTTCCTCAACATCAGCCTGCGGGGGACCGAGACGGCCCTCGTACGGGAGATCCTGCTGAGCGGTCATCGGTACGGTCACGCCGACCGGCCCACCGGCCGGCTCGTGCAGCTGCACGCCCCCCACGAGGTCCGCGCCGTCGTCGTCATGGACGCTGTCGCCCGCATCCTCCGTTCCCAGGGCGCCCTCGTCCGCACCAGCTGTGCCGAGAGGCCCGAGCCCGAGTGGGGGCACATCCTCGGCGTCCACATCGACGCATACGGCACCCCCGACGCCCCCGCTCCCCTCGACGTCAACGTGCGCCCCGTACCGGCGGCCCCCGCCGACCCCACCCCCCTCGGCCGGGACGCCGCCCGCTGGGCCCTTCTCCACCCGGCCCTCCACGACCGGCCCCGCATCACCGCCGACCACCTGGTCCAGCGCGAGAGCAACCCTCTCTTCCGCGTCCGGTACGCCCACGCCCGCACCCGGGCGCTCACCCGCAATGCCGCCGACCTGGGCTTCCACGCCGAGCCCGGGGACACAGACCTATGGGGCGCACAGGCAGCCGTACCGGAAACCGTCGTACAGGGCACACACGACACGACCGCCCTGCGGCACGCCCTCGCCGATCACCCCCGCGTCCTCCAGGCGGCCGCCGCGCACCACGCCCCCGACCGCCTGGCCCGGCATCTCGTCACCGTCGCCGACGCCGTTCTCCCTTTTCTCGCCGCCGTCCTTCCTCGTGGTGCGGAGAAACCCTCGGCCGCCCACCGTGCCCGGCTCGCGCTCGCCGAAGCCGCCGGGGCGGTGCTGGCCGGTGGCCTGTCCCTGCTCGGCATCGACGCACCCGAACACCTCTAG
- a CDS encoding response regulator yields MGKTRTRWPVRTYSRVVPGASGRVLVVDDNKVIRQLIRVNLELEGLEVVTAADGVECLDVVHQVRPDVVTLDVVMPRLDGLRTAARLRSDPRTAHLPLAIVSACTRHEVDSGLDAGVDAFLAKPFEPAELVRLVRQLMEQSTQERLPGAGAAGAEDGRLVGGVLGGGDAERAGRAGG; encoded by the coding sequence GTGGGGAAAACCCGGACGCGGTGGCCGGTCCGCACCTACTCTCGAGTTGTGCCAGGCGCGTCGGGTCGGGTGCTTGTTGTGGACGACAACAAGGTCATCCGGCAGTTGATCAGGGTCAATCTCGAGCTGGAGGGTCTCGAGGTCGTGACCGCGGCCGATGGTGTCGAGTGTCTGGATGTCGTTCATCAGGTGCGGCCCGATGTCGTGACCCTCGATGTGGTCATGCCGCGGCTGGACGGACTGCGGACCGCCGCGCGGCTGCGTTCCGACCCCCGGACGGCTCACCTTCCCCTCGCCATCGTCAGTGCCTGTACGCGGCACGAGGTCGACAGCGGTCTCGACGCCGGCGTCGACGCCTTCCTCGCCAAGCCCTTCGAGCCCGCCGAACTCGTACGGCTCGTACGGCAGTTGATGGAGCAGAGCACGCAAGAGCGGCTTCCCGGCGCCGGTGCCGCCGGTGCCGAGGACGGTCGCCTGGTCGGGGGCGTCCTCGGAGGCGGAGACGCCGAGCGGGCCGGTCGCGCCGGCGGCTGA
- a CDS encoding NADP-dependent oxidoreductase, which yields MPKAITLTDLGGPDVLRWADVPLPQPGEGQIRVKVKAAGVGPTDLALRSGRLKAFSLRRNAVLGFEAAGTVDAVGPGVNGTQIGEEVAALLFDLGGYAEYAVASMWVEKPPSVPWAAAASLPASAEAAAGVLRQMAVKTGDTLLILGGGGAVGLIATQLAVAQGIKVVSAVGARDDALVTSLGATPVRYGAELVDAVRSVGAVDFAFDASGKGVLADAIALTGAADRVITLSDPAAGDFGVRLSHPSPERAPHALEDTMSMLARGRLRLREYRTMRMRDASEAHRLLEGGQVHERVVLTL from the coding sequence ATGCCAAAAGCGATCACGCTGACCGACCTCGGCGGTCCTGACGTGCTGCGATGGGCTGATGTCCCGCTTCCCCAGCCGGGCGAGGGGCAGATCAGGGTGAAGGTGAAAGCCGCGGGCGTCGGCCCGACCGACCTGGCCCTGCGGTCGGGTCGACTCAAGGCCTTTTCGCTACGGCGAAACGCCGTACTCGGCTTCGAGGCAGCCGGCACTGTCGACGCAGTCGGGCCCGGAGTGAACGGAACGCAGATCGGCGAAGAAGTAGCAGCACTGCTTTTCGACCTTGGTGGCTACGCTGAATACGCGGTTGCCTCGATGTGGGTCGAGAAGCCGCCTTCCGTCCCGTGGGCTGCCGCAGCCTCTCTGCCGGCCTCGGCGGAGGCGGCAGCAGGGGTTCTGCGGCAGATGGCGGTGAAGACGGGCGACACGCTGCTGATCCTCGGTGGTGGTGGGGCTGTCGGCTTGATCGCAACGCAGTTGGCTGTCGCTCAGGGCATCAAAGTGGTGAGTGCCGTAGGCGCGCGGGACGACGCACTGGTCACGTCCCTGGGTGCCACGCCCGTACGCTACGGCGCGGAGTTGGTGGACGCGGTCCGGAGTGTCGGGGCTGTCGACTTCGCGTTCGACGCGTCTGGCAAGGGAGTGCTGGCGGACGCGATCGCGTTGACCGGAGCCGCCGACCGCGTCATCACCTTGTCCGACCCCGCTGCGGGGGACTTCGGTGTCAGGCTGTCACATCCCAGTCCGGAGCGGGCTCCTCACGCGTTGGAGGACACCATGTCCATGCTGGCGCGGGGGCGGCTCCGGCTGCGGGAGTACAGAACCATGCGCATGCGGGACGCCAGCGAGGCGCACCGTCTGCTCGAAGGCGGTCAGGTGCACGAGCGCGTCGTACTGACCCTCTGA
- a CDS encoding SDR family oxidoreductase: protein MSSTSTDTVLVTGGSGFLGGRVIAQALGEGYQVRTTVRTLSREAQVRTDLEAMGVDAGERLTFVEADLTADEGWAEAVAGGRYILHTASPFPSGEPDHEDDLIVPAREGTLRVLRAARDAGVERVVVTSSFAAVGYGRPATERPFTENDWTAPDSDIPAYIRSKALAERAAWDFVEREGDGLQLATVAPVGIFGPVVGSDHSSSINMITGLFSGAMPGVPRLYFAVVDVRDAADLHLKAMTDPRAAGERFIAAAGDAVSLHQIALAIRDRLGDAASAVPATELPDETVRKAAEANPALKGVLSNLGKIRHVSNDKARTVLDWNPRSSDDAVAATAESLLELGLLPVAHPA, encoded by the coding sequence ATGAGCAGCACTTCGACCGATACCGTCCTGGTCACCGGAGGCTCCGGCTTCCTGGGCGGCCGCGTGATCGCCCAGGCACTCGGTGAGGGCTACCAGGTCCGCACCACCGTGCGGACCCTCAGCCGCGAGGCGCAGGTCCGCACGGACCTGGAGGCCATGGGCGTGGATGCGGGTGAGCGGCTCACTTTCGTGGAGGCGGACCTCACCGCGGATGAGGGATGGGCCGAGGCGGTGGCGGGCGGCCGCTACATCCTGCACACCGCCTCCCCCTTCCCGAGCGGCGAGCCCGACCACGAGGACGACCTGATCGTCCCGGCCCGGGAAGGCACGCTGCGCGTGTTGCGTGCCGCCCGCGACGCAGGCGTCGAACGCGTTGTGGTCACCTCCTCGTTCGCCGCCGTCGGCTACGGCAGGCCCGCCACCGAACGGCCCTTCACCGAGAACGACTGGACCGCCCCGGACAGCGACATCCCCGCCTACATCAGGTCCAAGGCGCTGGCCGAGCGAGCCGCCTGGGACTTCGTCGAGCGCGAGGGCGATGGCCTCCAGCTCGCCACCGTCGCCCCGGTCGGCATCTTCGGCCCCGTCGTCGGCAGCGACCACTCCTCCTCGATCAACATGATCACCGGCCTGTTCAGTGGCGCCATGCCGGGCGTACCCCGCCTGTACTTCGCCGTCGTCGATGTCCGGGACGCAGCCGACCTGCACCTGAAGGCCATGACCGACCCCAGGGCAGCCGGCGAACGCTTCATCGCCGCCGCTGGCGACGCCGTCTCTCTGCACCAGATCGCACTCGCCATCCGCGACCGGCTCGGCGACGCAGCCAGTGCCGTCCCGGCCACCGAGCTTCCGGACGAGACGGTACGCAAGGCCGCCGAGGCCAACCCGGCACTGAAGGGCGTGCTGTCCAACCTCGGCAAGATCCGCCACGTCAGCAACGACAAGGCCCGAACCGTTCTCGACTGGAATCCCCGTAGCAGCGACGACGCCGTCGCGGCCACCGCCGAAAGCCTCCTGGAGCTCGGCCTCCTGCCCGTCGCGCATCCCGCATAG
- a CDS encoding TetR/AcrR family transcriptional regulator: MSKQAPTSNRRKRLTEEREREILDVTFDLVAEVGYEQATVDEVARRTKASTATLYRQWENKPKLVITAMMARKYPPLPHIDAGSLRDDLVALARMMPAPHRKGAPTLGIWQAVVSDPALAQALRDVLFAPYLDALRTILARHVERGTIRPDNPALAHSEMFLMGSVFVEKLFTGTEADADQLIAVMDALLLPALTS; encoded by the coding sequence ATGAGCAAGCAGGCACCGACCTCCAACCGGCGCAAGCGGCTGACGGAGGAGCGCGAGCGCGAGATCCTCGACGTCACCTTCGACCTGGTCGCCGAGGTCGGCTACGAGCAGGCGACCGTGGACGAGGTGGCCAGACGGACGAAAGCGAGCACGGCCACGCTGTACCGGCAGTGGGAGAACAAGCCCAAGCTTGTGATCACGGCGATGATGGCGCGCAAGTACCCGCCGCTGCCGCACATCGACGCCGGAAGCCTCCGCGATGACCTGGTGGCGCTGGCCCGCATGATGCCGGCACCGCACCGCAAGGGTGCTCCGACCCTGGGAATCTGGCAGGCGGTCGTGTCCGACCCGGCCCTCGCCCAGGCACTGCGGGATGTCCTGTTTGCCCCCTACCTCGACGCGCTGCGCACCATCCTGGCCCGGCACGTCGAGCGCGGAACGATCCGTCCCGACAATCCGGCCCTGGCGCACTCCGAGATGTTCCTGATGGGCAGCGTCTTCGTGGAGAAGCTCTTCACCGGCACCGAGGCCGACGCCGACCAGCTCATCGCGGTGATGGACGCCCTGCTGTTGCCGGCGCTGACCAGTTAG
- a CDS encoding sensor histidine kinase — protein sequence MSAATARLRLLSRWWVSRPTATRDREFALVFTVLSFAAPLSRIGAELGALTAHGASDGSVLVTLGQTLPLAVRTRWPTACLAVVGISFAVHESLGYPPTFGSLGLYIALYSVGAHQEPLPRVVPLMATGGYAVLCAVLYTLDSPNGLTDYLVYYVALTAMWALGVLVRERRVREAERRLLSAQAAIAGERSRMARELHDVVTHHVTAMVVQAGAAQYVTESPDRVNEALVAINGTGRRALAELRFLLGVLEATGDSASRTPMPGRVPDLVEQTRAGGQPIWLVEDGEQPDMAIGAHLTAYRVVQESLTNAVKYAAGQRTLVRLAHTPGWTDVEVTTAGTADGAPAFAALRNDAPQVSGGRGLTGLRERVEMLGGEFAAGPRPEGGFRVYARIPTGGTA from the coding sequence GTGTCCGCTGCAACCGCCCGGCTCCGCCTGCTGTCGCGGTGGTGGGTATCACGCCCCACCGCCACCAGGGACCGCGAGTTCGCGCTCGTCTTCACGGTGCTGTCGTTCGCGGCGCCGCTGTCGCGGATCGGGGCAGAACTCGGCGCCCTTACCGCCCACGGCGCGTCCGACGGAAGCGTGCTGGTGACCTTGGGGCAGACCCTGCCGCTCGCGGTGCGCACCCGGTGGCCGACCGCCTGTCTCGCGGTGGTGGGGATCTCGTTCGCGGTCCACGAGTCCCTCGGCTACCCGCCGACCTTCGGCAGCCTCGGGCTGTACATCGCGCTGTACTCGGTGGGTGCCCACCAGGAACCCCTCCCGCGGGTCGTACCACTGATGGCGACGGGCGGATACGCGGTCCTCTGCGCCGTCCTGTACACGTTGGATTCGCCCAACGGCTTGACCGACTATCTGGTCTACTACGTGGCTCTGACGGCGATGTGGGCCCTGGGCGTCCTGGTCCGCGAGCGGCGGGTACGCGAGGCCGAGCGCCGGCTCCTGTCCGCGCAGGCGGCCATCGCCGGGGAACGCAGCCGCATGGCCCGGGAGTTGCACGACGTGGTAACCCACCATGTGACCGCGATGGTGGTGCAGGCCGGCGCGGCGCAGTACGTCACCGAGTCGCCGGACCGCGTCAACGAGGCCCTCGTCGCCATCAACGGCACCGGCCGCCGCGCGCTGGCCGAACTCCGGTTCCTGCTCGGCGTGCTGGAGGCGACCGGCGATTCGGCGTCCCGGACGCCGATGCCGGGCCGGGTGCCCGACCTGGTGGAGCAGACACGAGCGGGCGGCCAGCCGATCTGGCTGGTCGAGGACGGAGAACAGCCGGACATGGCCATAGGTGCCCACCTCACGGCGTATCGCGTCGTGCAGGAATCCCTGACGAACGCTGTGAAGTACGCCGCGGGCCAACGAACGCTGGTACGGCTCGCGCACACCCCCGGCTGGACGGACGTCGAGGTCACCACCGCCGGGACGGCCGACGGCGCGCCCGCGTTCGCCGCCCTCCGCAACGACGCCCCGCAGGTCTCGGGAGGCCGGGGCCTGACCGGGCTGCGGGAACGGGTGGAGATGTTGGGCGGCGAGTTCGCGGCAGGGCCCCGCCCCGAGGGCGGGTTCCGCGTGTACGCACGCATCCCCACGGGAGGTACCGCGTGA
- a CDS encoding response regulator, with protein MSVPPAVIRVLVCEDQALVRTGFVTILSAQPDMEVVGEAVDGRAAIRSAEELKPDVVVMDIRMPLLDGIEATRHLAGPDSLSPAKILVVTTFNVDEYVYEALRAGASGFMLKDAAPPELINAVRTVARGESLLAPAVTRALIGRFAERLRPSAASASPERDRLKVLAPREHEVLLLISEGLSNAEIATELVISPETVKTYVSRILTKLNLRDRVQAVVLAYRAGLAGRGD; from the coding sequence GTGAGTGTTCCGCCCGCCGTGATCAGGGTGCTGGTCTGCGAGGACCAGGCCCTCGTACGCACCGGCTTCGTCACGATCCTCTCCGCCCAGCCCGACATGGAGGTCGTGGGGGAGGCCGTGGACGGCCGAGCGGCGATCCGGAGCGCGGAGGAGCTGAAGCCGGACGTCGTCGTCATGGACATTCGCATGCCCCTGCTCGACGGAATCGAGGCCACCCGCCACCTGGCGGGCCCCGATTCCCTCAGCCCCGCGAAGATCCTGGTCGTCACCACCTTCAACGTCGACGAGTACGTGTACGAGGCACTCCGCGCCGGTGCCAGCGGCTTCATGCTGAAGGACGCCGCACCGCCCGAACTGATCAACGCGGTACGCACCGTTGCCCGCGGTGAGTCCCTCCTGGCCCCCGCCGTCACCCGCGCACTGATCGGCCGCTTCGCCGAACGCCTACGCCCCTCCGCCGCCTCCGCGTCTCCCGAACGCGACCGCCTCAAGGTCCTCGCCCCCCGCGAGCACGAGGTCCTCCTCCTCATCAGTGAGGGCCTGTCCAACGCCGAGATAGCCACCGAGTTGGTCATCAGCCCTGAGACCGTGAAGACCTACGTCTCCCGCATCCTCACCAAACTGAACCTCCGCGACCGCGTCCAGGCGGTGGTCCTGGCGTATCGGGCGGGGTTGGCGGGGCGTGGGGACTGA